The sequence CATCCCAATTATCATGCAGAGCATTTTTCTCAATACACAAGCCGTCTCCCTTGCCCTGCACAACCAAATGATCTCGAACTGAGTAAACAGTAAAAGGGTATTTTAATATGACGCTGGGAAAATAAATTTCATCTTCAAAGTTCAAACAGAACAAGGTGTCATAGACAATCAGAGCAGCAGGAGATATATCTTTTTAACTTCTGTATTGACATGTCTAAAGAAAACTGATAAGAGCCATACCAATTTCCGAAATCCTGCAGGTGACTCTCCAAAGATGTCATCACAAAACATATCTGCCGATCTCTCACTCTGAAAATTAACAGGACCAACATAAATTTTCTGCTTAATAAACTGTGTAGCAGGGTAAGAGAACAAAATTACCTTTGGAGTACCCTCTCCAAGGCCTGAAACACCTGTTGTCCCCTCATTGCCCAATGCTTCAGCACAGGCTAAAACAGCATCATGAGCAGGGGACTTACCCACATTGAAGTCTGCCTCACCAACAAATGCATCTGAAGAGTCCTGCTTATTTTCAGCTTCCTCGTTGTCCGTAGAATTGCTATCATTATCACCTTTCATATCTACAGTCTCATCTTTATCCACTGCTCTTGCTTCTGTACAATAAACAGACATTTATCACAACAAAGTTCGTTCAATGGGACATAAACTAGTACACGTACATTCGTTAGCCCATGAATAGGTCAAATTTAGCTAATCAAGTTACCTTCATCATTGCTTCTAGGTAAAGATTCCGGTTGCTGCTTCTGTGCTTGTTGCTGCCTATATTTCGCCATAATAGCTTCTTTCCTTCTCCTCGCTTCCTCCTTAATTTTTTCAGGGTCATCTTCTTCCTGCATTGCTAACTGTTGCTCAATTTTCTCTTGatactcttcttcatcttcctccctaATACCACAAGGACAGAAGTATGGGGTGCCAGAAAATAAAAGCAACAAAACAAATAAGATAGCAGATCGTGTGAACAACGCCTTACTTGAAAGAATGTTCCTTCACTTCTCTAGATCGATGGCTTCTGCTGTCTACATCTCTACCTTTCTCCCCAGATCTTGACCTGTCTTTATGAGCATCAGACGTGCTATATTTCGAGCGTGTAGAGTCCTTGTGTCTATCACTACTGCTAATTCTGTCCTTGCGTTCTCCAGCTCCACTTCTACGAGTTTCACTTTCTCTATCCCTGTGCCGGCCCCTGTCTCTATCATCTCTCACTTTATCCCTTTCATGTCCAGTAGCAACCGTGACATAATCTTTATAACGATCCTTGCTTGTATCCCTTTTATGATGGTCTTTATGCCTTGAGCTACcacttcgcctttccctctccctGCTTTCTTCACGAGTGTGGTGTGCGCTCTCCCTTCTGTCAGGTCTACTATGACTGCTGCTCCTTTCTCTGTGCCTACGATCAACATTGTCTCTATCTATGCTGCTGTGCCTTCTTTCATCCATATATCTTTCCCGGCTATCACGCCTATCACTATGTCCATCACGAACAACACGACTGCTGCTCCTTTCTCTGTCGTCTTCCCGTGTCCTAGTTGCATGCCTACCAAAACCATTCCTGTCGTTGTTGTCACGATCAGGGTCAGCCCTTGGACTTGCCCGCGAACCATTAGCTTTGGCATCAGCTTCTCCGGACCTTGGGTGATTCCTAGAATGAACCTCTTCAATGTGGTTCCTGGAGGAAGGAGATCTCTTGGTGGTGTGATCTCTCTGATGAGAATCGTTATTAGAGGACAGAGTTTGACGCTCGTCCTCATGGTTCCTTCCCCTGTCCTTTGTCGGCCGTGGAGACTTTGACACCCTGTGACTCTGTTCATGTCCTTTACCATTATTATCCTCATCACCTGAAAAGATACCTACGCTTTCAGAGCCACGAGCAGTGTGATTCAACCTGCCTTCATCTTTTGAGGGCGGAGAATGACTAGGCTGCGTCACGTCAACGGCCGAGTTGGTGCCAGCATGATCACCGACTAGCTCCTGCACTTGAAACACGTCAAAAGGTAAGTAGATTTCCCGGCTCGGGTAGCAAGCAGCATGGATGGAGAAAgcacagaagaagaaaaaaactacATACTATTCTTTTCGTTCGAGCTGTTGGTTGGTGGTTCCAAGTGATTCATTCAGGAATTTGCCTAGCTGCTCTGGCTAGGATTTCGAATCTAGGGTTAACAAAGAGTTGCAGCTGAACAATCGAGGCTTAATATAGTGTTGCCTAGACTGAGAGAGGGCACACAGCATGTATAATTAGCAGAGACTTTGAATTGGCGAGCACAGCATGACGGGAGAGGGGGTGAGGGAGAAGGGGGCAGACAGACCGGGTCGGCTCGCGGAGATGCGGGGTCGTCCCCGCGGGGGCCGCCATCGACTTCCATagccccgccggcgccggcgccggcatcGTCTAGTATCTCCCCCTCCTCGACGTCTTCTCCGTCGGCCGCAGAGGGCGGCGGGGGCTGGGCGTCGTCCGGACGGCGGTGGCGGTGGgagcggtggtggtggcggtggtggtgcctGCGGCGCTTCGGGGAGGCGTCGGGGGCGGGGTCCGCGTCGTCGcgctcccggcggcggcggtgcttgGCGGGGGatccgggcggcgacggcgacggcgacgggtctCCGGCCATTGGAGCGATGAGGTAGGGTTAGGGTTTGGTTCGCGAATCGGGGCGGACGGCGAGTCGGAGGAAGATGCGGTGCGCTCCGTCGGCTTTGCTTTATTGGTTGGTTGGGGTCGGACGGCTGACTGACAGGGTGGCCCCGCACGTTCCATTCCAGATTCGATTTCCACTCCAAAGTCCAAAGTGGGTCAAATTTATTCTTTATTTCATTACAAAAAAAAAGTGAGCCACCTACGGCCTCTGACAGCGCTTTGAGTCTACATATATATGACAAAACAGTATAACTAAACTACATAGGCCCTCTAACAGCAGAAAttgcttttggaggccgagctccataaAGATCTTCACATGCAAGATTCAAAATTCGTGAAAATccatatttttacatttcaaaattTTTGAAAGAAAATACATATGTAGGTTGAGGCATAGTGCACAAGTGTATAATTTTTCAGATGATATACATAGAAATGAGGTtgtgaaaaaataataatatgtggctttttaacacatgatactattcatcttttcagaccatgaatttgtcttttttacagATCACATTTCAACGTATTTCATTTTCAAATTTTACACACATGCACATCACATCCTTAGTTTACTTGTACAATTTTTTTCAGATTATTTTGAAATTAAAACATTTGAATTTTGAAATCCGGCCTCCATGAAGGCCGAGATCCAAAACGATATTCTCCTCTGACAGCGTTTTAAACCGTGAGAGGGTGCCCGATCACACATATGGATGTACAAGATCATTCCGCTATCTTGCTGCTTCGCTTGGGCCATGTCAGTTGTGTCAGCTAGCCGCTACTCCGGAGATAAAGCTAGAAACCCTCACGTTAATTCGGATTAGTATCTATAATTGGTTGTTTAAGCATGACGTTGATGAGCTATTGCCCCCTCAAATTATTTGGATCTTTTTTCATATACAAAAAAGTACGTaagatttctttttttctttatccaTTCCGCTCCTTTCGTCGTGCTCTCCCATTCGTTCAATGTTTAGCTCCTCTTCGTCGTCTATTGTTTGTACTTCGACGACGTTAAACACATGGGCCAAGCGCAGTAAAATCTGACGAGTCCACATCTCTCTATCGCACGTCGTTTTACTACTTCCATCCCAACCTCAAACAGGTTTGCGCCGCCGCCTGCTCCTATCCTCCTCTATCGCAACCCCTAGTGCGACATCACTTGTCCGTCGCCTCGTCCAACCTCTAATGAGTGTTTTAATATGTGATGGCCGTCTGATCACACGTACGGCGCTTCTTTTAGGCCAACCCGGTTGTGTCAATTGGGCCGCTGCTTCAGAAATCAAGCTAGGCGCTCTAACGTTAACCGGGTTGTTATATATGATTAGTTGTTCAAGCATGACATTGACGGGCTACTGCTCCGCCGAATCATCTGAAACTTGCTCACCTATCTAAAAAAACGCAAGGAGTTTTTTATTCCGCTCCTTTATCATTCATTCGATGTGTAGCTCTTCTTCGTTGTGCATCGTCCGCACTTTGACGACGCCAaaaccatgggccaagcccaggaaAACCCGACCAGTCCACATCTCTTTCCCTCACACGTCGTTTTACTACTTCTATCCCAACCTCGAACAGGTTTTTGCACCGCCGCCCGTCCTCTCTCCTCCTCTGACGCAAACCCTAGTGCATCATCACGTGTCCGTTGCCTCGTCCATCTTTTAATGAGTGACTATCTTTGATACCTATGTATGATACAAAATAGGAAAAGAATACATCTAGAGACTCGAATTCAAATGCATCTGGACGATTCTGATCAGCCGAGACCGGCCACGTAATGGAATTTCGGTTCTAGATGGAGCAAATTCGTTTTTTCACAGCGGTGGGAGAGATCAGTCGAGTGGTCAAAAAGGAGTAGGTGGTTAATTTACGCAGCTAAAGCCCAAATGGATCCGAATTTGGTGGGAAATTACAGCGGAAGTGCCACACATCACATCCCAGCGTGAGTCTGCGTCTCcactcccccgcaccctccccggccagATCCACCTCCCcggccgcccgcccgcccgcctccCAGCCCCCCCTAGCTCCTCCGCATCCAGATCCTGCGGCCGGTAATGGCGCCGTTGCCTCCGCATCCGCAAGCAGCGCCGCCGCTCTGAGCCGCTCTCCACGCATCGCGGagtctccgtctccgtcgccgtcgccgtcgccggcc comes from Triticum aestivum cultivar Chinese Spring chromosome 5B, IWGSC CS RefSeq v2.1, whole genome shotgun sequence and encodes:
- the LOC123110035 gene encoding serine/threonine-protein kinase prpf4B, whose amino-acid sequence is MAGDPSPSPSPPGSPAKHRRRRERDDADPAPDASPKRRRHHHRHHHRSHRHRRPDDAQPPPPSAADGEDVEEGEILDDAGAGAGGAMEVDGGPRGDDPASPRADPELVGDHAGTNSAVDVTQPSHSPPSKDEGRLNHTARGSESVGIFSGDEDNNGKGHEQSHRVSKSPRPTKDRGRNHEDERQTLSSNNDSHQRDHTTKRSPSSRNHIEEVHSRNHPRSGEADAKANGSRASPRADPDRDNNDRNGFGRHATRTREDDRERSSSRVVRDGHSDRRDSRERYMDERRHSSIDRDNVDRRHRERSSSHSRPDRRESAHHTREESRERERRSGSSRHKDHHKRDTSKDRYKDYVTVATGHERDKVRDDRDRGRHRDRESETRRSGAGERKDRISSSDRHKDSTRSKYSTSDAHKDRSRSGEKGRDVDSRSHRSREVKEHSFKEEDEEEYQEKIEQQLAMQEEDDPEKIKEEARRRKEAIMAKYRQQQAQKQQPESLPRSNDEEARAVDKDETVDMKGDNDSNSTDNEEAENKQDSSDAFVGEADFNVGKSPAHDAVLACAEALGNEGTTGVSGLGEGTPKSERSADMFCDDIFGESPAGFRKLGKGDGLCIEKNALHDNWDDPEGYYTHRFGELLDGRYEITAAHGKGVFSTVVRAKDLKAGKDDPEVVAIKIIRKNETMYKAGKQEVSILEKLASADREDRRHCVRFISSFMYRNHLCLVFESLNMNLREVLKKFGRNIGLKLTAVRAYSKQLFIALKHLKNCKVLHCDIKPDNMLVNDAKNVLKLCDFGNAMLAGMNEVTPYLVSRFYRAPEIILGLPYDHPLDIWSVGCCLYELSTGKVLFPGATNNDMLRLHMELKGPFPKKMLRKGAFTMQHFDQDLNFNAIEEDPVTKKPMRKLILNIKLKDFGSLVSNFPGEDPKMLSNFKDLLEKIFVLDPDKRITVSQALSHPFITGK